The following are from one region of the candidate division TA06 bacterium genome:
- a CDS encoding FAD-binding protein, with protein MYTESMKESIKKLEATRPERTKQEIPLLSAEERQKLLEEFHPDFKKGSMRALQVGPSKGEKTPHEFADLFEAYSLIDPEKYDLSQIDYETDVLVIGGGGAGASASILAQEAGARVLLVSKLRLGDANTNMAQGGIQGADKPNDSPVQHYLDVIGGGRLFNIPELVRALVIDAPEILSWLEQLGVMYDKEPDGTMITIHGGGTSRKRMHSARDYTGGEIMKTLRDEVNNRPIDVIEFSPMVELLIDGKKCTGAILYNLETKEYVNVRAKTTIIATGGSGRLHVQGFPTTNHYGATGDGPVIAYRAGCKIIFLDTIQYHPTGAAFPEQILGQLVTEKVRSLGAQLVNVEGNRFVYELETRDVEAAALIRECTKREKGVVTPSGMKGIWLDSPLIETLKGEGAIKKNLPAMYRQYERFNLDMSKEPILIYPTQHYQNGGLVINDRCETEIENLYVAGEASGGIHGRNRLMGNSLLDVVVFGRRAGRNAGEKAKSVTPGRLTLEHVKNYHRELKEAGIDPSRKAPVLLPDYRREEIRKKQAM; from the coding sequence GTGTACACTGAATCTATGAAGGAATCTATCAAGAAGCTTGAAGCCACCCGCCCGGAGAGGACGAAACAGGAAATACCACTTCTCTCTGCGGAAGAGAGACAGAAACTTCTGGAGGAGTTCCACCCCGACTTCAAGAAAGGCTCCATGAGAGCCCTCCAGGTTGGACCAAGCAAAGGAGAAAAGACACCGCATGAATTTGCCGACCTGTTTGAGGCTTATAGCCTTATTGACCCGGAGAAGTATGACCTCTCCCAAATAGACTACGAGACCGATGTTCTGGTAATAGGTGGGGGAGGGGCAGGTGCGTCCGCTTCCATACTAGCACAGGAGGCTGGTGCCCGAGTTCTGCTGGTAAGCAAGCTAAGACTGGGGGATGCGAATACCAACATGGCCCAGGGTGGAATACAGGGGGCGGACAAGCCCAATGATTCCCCGGTCCAACACTACCTTGACGTTATCGGCGGCGGAAGGCTTTTCAACATCCCTGAATTGGTCAGAGCTCTGGTTATTGATGCGCCCGAGATTTTATCATGGCTTGAACAATTGGGCGTGATGTATGACAAGGAACCGGACGGAACGATGATCACCATTCACGGAGGAGGCACGTCGAGAAAGAGGATGCACTCGGCAAGGGACTACACTGGCGGCGAGATAATGAAAACCCTCAGGGACGAAGTGAACAATCGACCGATAGACGTAATCGAATTCTCGCCCATGGTGGAACTCTTGATCGACGGAAAGAAATGCACCGGTGCGATTCTTTACAACCTGGAAACGAAAGAATATGTGAATGTAAGGGCCAAGACTACAATCATTGCCACTGGCGGAAGTGGGAGACTCCACGTCCAGGGGTTTCCAACCACCAATCACTACGGGGCCACAGGTGACGGGCCAGTCATAGCCTACAGAGCAGGATGTAAAATTATCTTTCTGGACACCATACAATACCACCCTACAGGAGCAGCATTCCCTGAACAGATCCTCGGTCAGCTGGTCACTGAGAAGGTGAGGAGTCTCGGGGCGCAACTGGTCAATGTAGAAGGGAACAGATTCGTCTATGAACTGGAGACAAGAGATGTAGAGGCTGCGGCCCTCATAAGAGAGTGCACAAAAAGGGAAAAAGGAGTGGTGACCCCGAGCGGCATGAAAGGGATATGGCTCGACTCCCCGCTCATAGAGACGCTCAAAGGAGAAGGGGCCATAAAGAAGAACCTTCCTGCGATGTACAGGCAGTATGAGAGATTCAACCTGGACATGTCCAAAGAACCGATACTCATCTATCCCACCCAGCACTATCAGAACGGTGGACTCGTGATAAACGACAGATGCGAGACGGAAATCGAGAACCTCTATGTGGCTGGGGAAGCGAGTGGTGGAATTCATGGGAGAAACCGGCTGATGGGTAACTCGCTACTAGACGTCGTAGTGTTTGGAAGAAGAGCAGGAAGAAATGCTGGAGAGAAGGCGAAGTCGGTCACTCCGGGCCGACTTACGCTCGAGCATGTCAAAAACTACCACCGGGAGCTGAAAGAAGCGGGAATAGACCCATCCAGAAAGGCGCCGGTTCTTCTGCCTGATTATCGAAGGGAAGAAATAAGAAAGAAACAGGCCATGTGA
- a CDS encoding 4Fe-4S dicluster domain-containing protein, which yields MAEENIDIYIMGKKYSVPKSLTIMKAMEYAGYMLVRGCGCRGGFCGACGTVYRTTDDYKIKVGLACQAMVEDGMYLTQIPFFPANKAVYDIEKMKPTGEQVLKEYPELARCVACNTCTKICPQDIQVMDYVQAALRGDIARVADLSFDCIMCGLCAVRCPAEIVQYNIAVLCRRLYGKYVAKKAKHLQEMVAAVGASKFDDELGELMSADQDKLKQLYKDRDMEPR from the coding sequence ATGGCCGAAGAGAATATTGACATCTACATAATGGGCAAGAAATACAGTGTGCCCAAGAGCTTGACCATCATGAAGGCAATGGAATACGCTGGCTACATGCTGGTGAGAGGATGCGGTTGCAGAGGTGGATTCTGTGGTGCATGCGGAACGGTGTACAGAACTACAGACGATTACAAGATAAAGGTCGGTCTTGCCTGTCAGGCGATGGTGGAGGATGGGATGTATCTTACTCAGATACCGTTCTTCCCTGCCAACAAGGCGGTCTACGACATAGAGAAGATGAAGCCTACTGGCGAACAGGTACTCAAGGAATATCCAGAGCTAGCCAGATGTGTCGCATGTAATACCTGTACAAAGATTTGTCCTCAGGATATTCAGGTAATGGATTATGTTCAGGCTGCGCTGAGGGGAGATATCGCAAGGGTTGCAGACCTTTCTTTCGACTGTATCATGTGCGGGTTATGTGCCGTAAGATGTCCCGCTGAAATTGTACAGTACAATATTGCCGTCCTGTGCAGAAGGCTTTACGGCAAGTACGTTGCCAAGAAGGCAAAGCACCTGCAAGAGATGGTTGCTGCCGTGGGAGCGAGCAAGTTCGATGACGAGCTCGGAGAACTCATGTCTGCAGACCAGGACAAGCTCAAGCAGCTTTACAAAGACAGAGATATGGAACCTCGATAG
- a CDS encoding hydrogenase iron-sulfur subunit, which yields MADYEPKIVGFLCNWCTSNAADLAGTSRIQYPTNIRPIRVMCSGSVDSSYILKAFLEGADAVLLGGCHPGDCHYVSGNYKARRRATIMKTVLKTLGLGDERFWVRWISASEGRKFAETVQELVDEIKTSGRNPLATQWSV from the coding sequence ATGGCTGACTATGAACCCAAGATAGTGGGATTTCTCTGCAACTGGTGCACTTCTAACGCTGCAGACCTGGCAGGCACGTCCCGCATTCAATATCCCACAAACATAAGGCCAATAAGAGTGATGTGCAGTGGTTCGGTTGATTCCAGCTATATATTGAAAGCTTTCTTGGAAGGAGCAGATGCTGTCCTCCTGGGCGGTTGCCACCCGGGTGACTGTCATTATGTATCCGGGAACTACAAAGCCAGAAGAAGGGCAACCATCATGAAGACCGTGCTTAAGACACTGGGGCTCGGTGATGAGAGGTTCTGGGTGAGGTGGATTAGCGCGAGTGAAGGAAGGAAGTTCGCGGAGACGGTGCAGGAACTTGTAGATGAGATAAAAACCTCGGGTCGAAACCCCCTGGCTACACAATGGTCAGTATAG